In Mycolicibacterium gadium, the genomic window AGGATCAGTCCCGAGATGAGATGGCCGACGCCGAGGGCGGCGAACACCGCGATCAGGCCGGTGAGCGCGGCGCGGACGGCGGGCAGGCGAGACGTCGGCGTCATACGACTCATTCGTTGCCGAAGCGGTTCGGGATTGCCGCCGACGTGACTCAAAGCTGACGTCGGGCTCGCGAGGGGCGGGTTGGGCCGCTCTGCCAGAATGGCCGTCATGCGCGTCTACCTGGGAGCCGACCATGCGGGCTTCGAGTTCAAGCAGCGGATCATCGAGCACCTCAACGCCAATGGGCACGAGCCCGTCGACTGCGGGGCGTACGCGTATGACGCCGACGACGACTACCCGGCGTTCTGCATCGCGGCCGCGGCGAAGACGGTCGCCGACCCGGGTAGCCTTGGCATCGTGCTCGGCGGCTCGGGCAACGGCGAGCAGATCGCCGCGAACAAGGTGCCCGGGGTGCGGTGTGCGTTGGGGTGGAGCGTCGAGACGGCCAAACTCGCGCGCGAGCACAACAACGCGCAGGTGATCGGCATCGGCGGGCGCATGCACACGGAAGAGGAGATGCTCGCGATCGTCGATGCGTTCCTCACCACGCCGTGGTCGAAAGCCGAACGGCATCAACGTCGTATCGACATCCTCTCCGAGTACGAGCTCACCCACGTCGCGCCGCCCGTGCCCGGCGCGCCGAGCTAGGCGATGCCGGAAGGGCACACGCTGCACCGGCTTGCCCGGCTGCATCAGCGCCGCTTCGGCCGGGCACCGGTTATGGTGTCTAGCCCGCAGGGCCGATTCGCCGAAGGGGCCGCGGCGGTGAACGGACACATCCTCAAGAAGGCCAGTGCGTGGGGTAAGCACCTGTTCCACCACTACGACGGCGGCCGCGTCGTGCACGTTCACCTCGGGTTGTACGGAACGTTCAGCGAACTCCCGCTGCCCATGCCACTGCCCGTCGGTCAGGTGCGGATGCGGATGCTCGGTGCCGAGTACGGCACCGACCTGCGCGGCCCTACGGTGTGCGAGGTGATCGACGAGCCGGAGATCGCCGACATCGTCGCGCGTCTTGGCCCAGACCCGTTGCGCCGCGACGCCGACGGGACATTGGCGTGGAACCGAATCCGCAAGTCGCGCAGACCCATCGGTGCACTGCTGATGGACCAGTCGGTGATTGCAGGCGTGGGCAACGTGTACCGCAGCGAGCTGTTGTACCGACATCTCGTCGATCCGTACCGGCCGGGCACGCACATCGACGACAGCGAATTCTTCGCGATGTGGACAGATCTCGTCGCGTTGATGAAAGTGGGTGTGCGGCGAGGCAAGATCATCGCGATCCGCCCCGAGGACGACCATGGACTGCCGTCATACGGCCCCGGCCGGCCGCGCACCTACGTGTACCGGCGCGCGGGAGAGCCATGTCGGGTGTGCGGCACCGAGATTCGCACTGCGGAGTTGGAGGGGCGCAACCTGTTCTGGTGTCCGACCTGCCAGAGATAGGGATCGAATCTGCTGGAGGCTAGAAGCCGCCGAAGTCGCCGCCGCCCCAGTCGCCGCCCCA contains:
- a CDS encoding ribose-5-phosphate isomerase, whose protein sequence is MRVYLGADHAGFEFKQRIIEHLNANGHEPVDCGAYAYDADDDYPAFCIAAAAKTVADPGSLGIVLGGSGNGEQIAANKVPGVRCALGWSVETAKLAREHNNAQVIGIGGRMHTEEEMLAIVDAFLTTPWSKAERHQRRIDILSEYELTHVAPPVPGAPS
- a CDS encoding Fpg/Nei family DNA glycosylase encodes the protein MPEGHTLHRLARLHQRRFGRAPVMVSSPQGRFAEGAAAVNGHILKKASAWGKHLFHHYDGGRVVHVHLGLYGTFSELPLPMPLPVGQVRMRMLGAEYGTDLRGPTVCEVIDEPEIADIVARLGPDPLRRDADGTLAWNRIRKSRRPIGALLMDQSVIAGVGNVYRSELLYRHLVDPYRPGTHIDDSEFFAMWTDLVALMKVGVRRGKIIAIRPEDDHGLPSYGPGRPRTYVYRRAGEPCRVCGTEIRTAELEGRNLFWCPTCQR